ATAATTTGATTGGCAGCGTTTCGCTGAGTAATGCGACCTTTGCCTTTACTTCGGGCATCCCCGAGATGATTCCCGTTTTGAATTTGCCATTAAATGCTGCCGATATGCTGGTACTGACTAAGAATCAGGCGCTATTGGCCTATCGGGTGGCCTTGGCCATGGGTGCTGAAGGCGACTTTAGCGCCATGATTCGCGAATTGCTGCCCGTGGTTGGCGGTGGTTTCCTCTGGCGACAACTGGCCCGGCAACTGGTCGGCCTAATTCCAGGCATTGGCTTATTGCCAAAAGTTGCAGTGGCATATGCTGGCACGTTTGTGACTGGAATTGCGGCGTGGCGCTGGTATGAACGTGGCGAGTTGGTGAGCAAAGCCGAATTACAAAGCTTGGTCAAAGCAGCCTTAGAAGAAGGCCGACAACGGGCCAAGGCGCTGATTGGTAATCGTAAAGCTACTGACGATACTGCCACTGCATCAGCCAAACCCAGTTTGCGCCAACGGATCGGCGCAGTGCTGAACCCCAAAAACTGGTTCAAGGCACTACGTGCCCGCTTGAGCCGTAAACCTAAATCAATGCAAAAACCAACCGAGCCAACCGATCATTCCAACTCTGCTGCTTAACCATTGAGGATTATTATTCGTGGAAACCTTTGTGATTGAGGGCGGTCATCGCCTGAACGGGACGATTACGCCTGCCGGAAACAAAAATGCTGCCTTGCCATTGTTAGCGGCCTGTTTGCTCAGCGACCAACCAATTATTCTGCGTAATATGCCCGATATTGCTGATGTGCGCGTCAAGGTACAGTTATTGCAGTCATTGGGCATCGAATGTAGCTGGCTCGAAGAGAATGTACTGCGGGTTCACGCCGCCACCATCAATACCTCGGAGCCGGATACTGCGCTTGCGCGGCGAATTCGGACCTCGATTTTGCTGGCGGGGCCGTTGTTGGTGCGAACTGGTCGGGCAGTTTTAGCGCGACCAGGTGGCGATTCGATTGGCCATCGGCGTTTGGATACGCACTTTTTGGCGCTCACTGCCTTGGGTGCTGAAGTTGAAGTAACCAAACAAGCCTATGAACTCAAAGCCGATGGTTTGGTTGGCACGGATATTTTCCTTGATGAAATGAGCGTAACTGGCACTGAACAGGCGATCATGGCGGCTGTGTTGGCTACTGGCACGACCACAATTGTCAACGCCGCTTCTGAGCCACATGTGCAAGATCTGTGTCGTTGTTTGTTTGCCATGGGCGCTAAAATTACGGGCATCGGCACAAATAGCTTGCAAATTCAAGGGGTTTCGCGGCTGAATGGTACTGAATATACCCTCGGCCCCGATTTTATGGAGGTTGGTTCGTTTATCGGCTTGGCGGCAGTAACGGGCAGTAACATTCGCATCGCCAACGCACGCCCCGAAGAACACCGCATGACGCGAATTATGTTTGGGCGCTTGGGTGTAACATGGCAAGATGAAGGCCCGGATATTGTGATTCCTGCTGAGCAAGAGCTACGGGTGCGTGACGATTTGCACGGGGTTGTGCCCAAAATCGACGATATGCCATGGCCTGGCTTCCCACCTGACTTGATGAGCATTGCTTTGGTGATTGCGACTCAAGCTCAAGGCACGGTGTTGATCCACGAAAAGATGTTTGATGGACGCTTATTCTTTGTTGATAAATTGCTAAGCATGGGCGCACGGGTGATTTTGTGCGATCCGCATCGGGCGGTGGTGGTTGGCCCAGCCAAACTCTATGGCGAACGCCTGACCAGCCCTGATATTCGCGCTGGCATGGCCTTGGTAATTGCTGCCTTGTGTGCCAAAGGCACGAGTGTTATTTCGAATATTGCCCAAATTGATCGGGGCTACCAACGGATTGAACAGCGGCTGGCTGCGCTTGGAGCGCGGATCGAACGCCGTCCTGCTGAATAATGGCCTGTAAGGAGGGTCGGTGTGACCAAAGCTACCGAACAACGACATATCTTAATTGCTGATGACGATCCAGGGATTCGTGGTCTGTTATGCGAGGTCTTTGATGAAGAGGGCTATCTGACCGAGCCTGCTGAGCATGGCGGCGAAGTTTTAGCCAAAATGACCAAGAAACATCCCTATGATCTGTTGATTATGGATGTGCGCATGCCTGGCCAAGATGGCTTGACTATCCTTGAGCAATTGCGCAAAAATGGCATCACCACCCCAGTAATTATGATGACCGCTCATGGCACTTCATCAACCGCGATTCGAGCGATTCAAATTGGTGCCTACGATTACGTCATCAAGCCGTTTGATGTTGAAGAAGTAACTTTGGTTGTCAAACGCTTGTTCGATCATCAGCAATTGGCTTCGAAAGTGCGCGAACTCGAAGCCAAAAGTTTTGATCCCCGCGATAAGATGATTGGCAATAGCCCAGCCATGCAGGAGATCTACAAGCAAATTGGGCGTGTTGCTCACACCGACGCAACCGTTTTGATTACGGGCGAAACTGGCACAGGCAAGGAAGTTTTGGCCAACCTGATTCACGTGAATTCAGCGCGACGCAACGGCCCAATGGTCAAAGTCAATTGTGCCGCTTTGCCTGAATCGTTGCTCGAAAGCGAATTGTTTGGCCATGAAAAAGGCGCGTTTACTGGGGCAGTCGCTCAGCGCAAGGGTCGCTTTGAATTAGCCCACAAAGGCTCAATCTTCCTTGATGAAATTGGCGAAATGACCCTTGCTACCCAGAAAAAGCTGCTGCGCATTTTGCAAGAGCGCGAGTTCGAGCGAGTTGGCGGCACAACCACCGTGCGGGTTGATGTGCGGGTGATCGCGGCCACCAATCGTGATCTTGAAGCCGACGTGCGGGCTGGCACGTTCCGCGAAGATTTGTACTATCGTTTGAATGTGATCACGTTGCATTTGCCAGCCTTACGCCAACGGATTGGCGATATTCCCTTGTTGGCTGAATTTTTCTTGGATAAATATCGTTATGCGCCCTCATCGCCACCAGCTCGCATCTCCGAAGATGCCATGGAGCGCCTGAATAATTACGATTGGCCAGGCAATGTGCGCCAACTTGAGCATGAGATCGAGCGAGCGGTGATTTTGGCTCGTGGCAGTGTAATTACTAGTGAGCATATGTCGTTGGTTCCATCGTCACGCTCGGCTTTACAAGTTGATATTGCTGCTCGTTTGCGCGAAAAATCGACGCTTGATGAGTTGCTGGCCGATGTTGAACGTTTGGCCTTGCAAGAAGCACTGGTTCAGCACGACGATGATATTAAGGTTGCCGCTCGTAGCCTTGGCCTGAGCGAAGCCGATTTCCAAAAACGCCAGAAAAAGTATAGTTCGTAGGGGTTAGGGATCAGGGGTCAGGGGATAGATCTGCTATTACTCGCTGGTTTTAACGCAGAGGCGCAGAGAAAGATGAGGGATCAGAGGTCAGGGGCCAGAGATCAGGACGTTGGCATAAGTAGTCTTCGCGATCTTCGTGTTCTTCGTGGTTAAAATAACTTCTGACCTCTGACTGCTAGTCCCTGACCTCTGTATCCTAGTCCCTGACCCCTAGTTTTACTCGCCCTTGAATTCGGCGGCGCGGCGGGCGATTGCTGCTTGGACACCTTCGCTAAAATCGGTGGTGCGAATCAATTGGCTTTGGGCCCAGCCTTCGAGTAACAAGCCCCGATCAATATCAAACATGCCATCGATCACCCGCTTGGCCATACCAACAGCCAATGGCGCTGCCGAAATTAACTCATCAGCAAACGCTTGCACCACAGCATTTAACTCATCAGCATCAGCTAATTGATTGACAATGCCCCAGCGCTCAGCATCAGTGGCGCTGAACATTCGCCCGGTCATAATCAATTCTTTGGCGCGGCCAACTCCAACCAAGCGGGTTAAGCGAGTTGTGCCACCAACGTCAGGTACGATCCCCAAGCGGGTTTCAGGCAAGGCCAATTTCGTACCTTGGGCAGCAATCCGAAAATCACAAGCTAAGGCAATTTCCAAGCCCAAGCCAAGGCACATGCCATGCAAGGCAGCGATGGTGGGAATTTCCAAGCGTTCGAGGCGAGTGGTCAAAGCTTGCCAATCGTCGGTGATCGTGCGCATTTGGCGTAACCAGTGCTCACCATAGCGATTGGGCAAATCCATCAAATCGCCAAGATCGATGCCTGCCGAAAAGACCGAGCCATATCCGCTCAACACAACCACCCGCACGCCCGAAGCACTGGCGGCCTGATCGATCGCCGCGCGTAAATCCTTGCCAACTTGCCAACTAATAGCGTTGCGCTTTTCAGGTCGATTGAGGGTAATGCGAAAAATCGCGCCAGTTTGTTCAGTTGTGACTAAACCACTCACAGCATGCTCCTTTGCACAAAAAAAGACGCTGCATCGTTGATGCAACGTCGATTGTACCGCTTATGCTTCGGCTGTGGCGTGGCGATTGCCGCCGTAAAAGGCAATTTTATCCTTAATATGTTCGTAATTGGGCTTGACGATGGTATAAACCCAGCCGATATCCGCCACCACGCCTGCATCAGTCACTAAATCAATCCAGAAGCAGGTGCCTTTATGGGGGCAAACATAGGTGCGTTCAGTCACCCGTAAATTGTGCATATTGACTGCTGCTTGGTCAAAATACCAATTGCCTTCGAGCCTAAAAACCGACTGAGTTTCAACCCCTTTGGCCAAGGTCGCATTATCATGTTTCGCTTTAATGCTAATTTCCCGTAACATGGATCGCCCTCCGTTGATAACAGAAAAATCGTACCACGAAAAAGCCCCTAAATCAGGCCCAAGATCGAGCGCAAGGCGAAATCGTGGTATGATTTTGGCAGCTACGACGCGCCATGCATTTCCGGCGCGTTAATCATCTTTAGTTCAAACCAATCTAGGATTAGCAATTATGGCAAAGATTATGGTCGCCATGAGTGGCGGCGTGGATAGCTCGCTCACCGCAGTTTTGCTCAAAGAACAAGGTCACGATGTGACTGGCGTGACCATGCACCTGTGGGAAGGCGATGATAATGGAATCATGGAAAGTCAATGTTGCTCAGTCGAAATGACTGCTGGAGCGCGGCGCGTCTGTGCCCAATACGACATTCCCTACTATGTATTCAATTATCAAAAAGATTTTCGCAAGCATGTGATCGATTATTTCTTGCGTGAATATTCGAGCGGAGCCACCCCCAACCCGTGCTTGGCCTGCAACCGTGATCTTAAATTTCGGGTGCTGCTCGAACGGGCTGAACTTTTGGGCTTTGATGGCTTAGCTACGGGCCATTTTGTGCAGATTACAGGTGGCGGCGAACAGCCTTACGATCTGCGGCGCGGAATTGATATCAACAAAGATCAATCGTATGTGTTGTATATGCTGAGCCAACGTGAATTGAGCCGTTTACACTTTCCATTGGGTGGTTTTACCAAGCCCCAAGTACGCCAAATGGCCCGTGAACGCGGCTTAGTGACCGCCGACAAGCCCGAAAGCATGGATATTTGTTTCATACCCGATAACAACTATCGACGCTTTTTGAACGAAGAACGACCTGAAATTATGCAACCAGGCCCAATTGTCAATCGCCATGGCACAGTGCTTGGTCAACATAAAGGCTTGCCGCAATACACGATTGGTCAGCGCAAAGGCTTGGGAATTGCCGCAGGCTCGCCATTATTCGTGATTGAAATCGACACGGTACGTAATTTGCTGATTGTCGGTGACGCAGACGAACTTGAACGCCGCGATTTTGTGATCGACGATGTGCGCAGCGTCTATGGTCAGATCGAAGCCGGAACCTATGCGGTGCAAATCCGCGCTCATGGCGAAGCCGTGCCAGCTACCATCACCTCCCGCGAGGATGGCACGCTGCACATTCGCTATGACCAACCACAACGTTCGGTGACTCCAGGCCAAGCTGCCGTGCTCTATCGTGATGATCGAGTCTTTGGTGGCGGTCGGATCAGTACGGAGCGCTATTCGTGAGCGAGCTAGAGCCAGCAGCATTAATTATTGCGCTGCTTGCCAGCGTTTACGGAGCCTTGGCGCATCTCTTTTGGGGCCAGCGTTGGCGACATTTGCCACTTTTTCTAGGCACAGCGCTGATTGGCTGCCTGATGAGCTATGCCTTTAATTTGCATTTTATTGGGGCTGGGCCAGTTCCAGCAGGCGTACCATTGGTTGAATCGACGATCGCCGCATGGATTATGTTAATCCTAGCAACCCGACTGCGCGTTTAACCCCTAGGAATGCAAAAAAGGCGACAATATTCCTGTGGTGAAAGTGTGGCATATTTCTAGGCAATATGCTATAATCGCCGCGATCAAATCCCTCTTTGTAAAGCATTAAATGTACCTTTCGACGTTTTGATTGGTCGTGTCGGTACGCTGGAGGATTGCTTGAAGAAGTTTGCCATCATCGGGGGCATCGTCCTCCTTGTTCTTGGGATTGGTCTCCCGATTTTGTTGATATCGATGGGCTGGCTGAACGAAGCCCGTGATCTTGCGATTATCCTCTTGGCAATTTTCCAACTCTTCTCTGTCACCTTAATGATTATTTTGGTGGGCGTGTTGGTGGTGATGGTCAACGAGTTACGCAACTTGGCCAAGGAAAAAATCTCGCCCAAGGTCGAAGATGTGCTGGAACGGGTCAAAGACATTACCGAAAACGCCAAATCGACGACCACAACTGCCAAGCAAACTGCCTCGTATGTGGCTGAAGGCGTAGTTTCGCCAGTGATCAAGGCTGCGAGCTTGTTGGCAGGAGTCAAAGCCGGAGCTAAGTCGTTGGCGCGACGGCAAGCGCGTGGCACATTGCCCAACGATCATAACCAAAATAACTAGGCTGCCCTCTTGTCAAACGACAAGGGCTAGTGGTACGATACACAGACCAACCCATCCTCCTATGTGGTGAACGCTATGGCTGAACGGTTTCCGTATGGTGGACAAGCGGTAATGGAAGGCGTGATGATGCGCGGTTTGCACCGGGCTAGTGTCGCTGTCCGTTCACCTTCCGGCCAGATCGTCATCCGCGACCGTGAACTAAACTTAGAGCGGCGGGTTTTTTGGAGTCGGCTACCACTGCTGCGAGGCATTCAGCTTTTGGGTGATGCCTTAGTGATTGGGATGTGGGCCTTGATGTTCTCGGCGAGTGTAACCGACGATCAAGCCGAGCAACCCTTGAGCAAAGGGCAAACAGCACTGCTGGTAACTACCTCGGTCGGCATATCGATCGCCTTATTTTTTGTTTTGCCTTTGCTAGTGGCTTCGGGAATTGCCAGTTGGGCCAATCTCGGCATCTACAGTCGCGAAACGATTGAAGGCATCACCCGCTTAGTGATTTTTGTTGGCTACTTGGTACTTGTCGGGCGAACCGCCGAAATCCGCCGAGTTTTCGGGTATCATGGGGCTGAGCACAAAGCCGTTTCGGCCTACGAAGCTGGTTGTCCATTGACCGTTGAGCATGTTCGACCGTTCACAACCATCCACCCGCGCTGTGGCACAACCTTATTACTGATTGTGGTGGTGCTCAGCATTCCTGTATTTGCATTGCTTGGCACGTTTCCCTTTTGGCTACGTTTGCTAAGTCGAATCATCCTAGTGCCGTTTGTGGCGGCGCTTGCCTACGAGCTTATGCGGCTAACCGCAAGCAAGGCAACCAACCCGATTGTGCGTGGTTTGATGACACCAGCATTGGCGCTGCAACGCTTGACCACCCGCGAACCCGACGATGCCATGCTTGAGGTAGCAATCGCTGCACTGGCGCGGGTCTTGGCCGCCGATGGTCAAACGGTTGAAAGTCAGCCAATCGCGGTCGATATTCGGCCTGCACTTACGTCCTAACATCGTACATCCAGAGTGAGGGCATCTGTATGGCTCTTGTTGGTAATTTGCGCGACTTTGCACTCGCTGATTTTCTTTATCTGATCGATCGCGGGTACAAAACTGGCAGTTTACAACTGAACCGTCAAAGTGCCGCAGCAACGCTCTACTTTGAAAAGGGAAAACTGCTCTACGCCGCGCAAACGCAAGAACGCGAAACGCTCGGCGAAATGTTGCAGCGCACGGGGAAACTCACGCCGCAACAAGCGCAGCAGGCGGTGCAACTGCAGCAAACTGATGGCAATCAATCGCTTGGAACGGTGCTGATCGACAGCGATATTCTTACGCGCGAAGATCTGCAACGCCATATCCAAACCCACATAGAAGAGACGGTGTACAGTCTGTTTGGCTGGCCCGATGGTGAGTTTTGCTTCAATGCCGGGGTGAAACTCGACCGTGATGATGTCCAATCGCTGGTACCGCTTGGGGTGGAAAACCTCATTATGGAGGGTGTACGCCGCGTCGATGAATGGGGCCGCATCAAGGATCATATTCCCAATACCGATATGATCGCTCGCTTTGTCGATCAGCCACTCGAAAAGGCTAAAAGCATCAACTTAACGCCCGATGAATGGCGAATTTTTGCCCGCATCAACGGCAAAGATTCGATCAAAGAAGTGATTAGTCGGACTGGCTTGAGTGAATTTGATGTGAGCCGCATTGTATACGGCTTCATTTCGGCAGGCTTGGTTGAGGTAACCCGACCTCGCCCTCCTGTCCCAGCGACGGGACGCGCTGGTGCTGGTGCCGCTGCAGGAGCACCAAAACGCAGCCTCGTCTCACGGATCATCAATCGTATTAGGGGAATGTAGAAAGGCGGCGCTGCGCTGGAACACTCCCACACTCCCACCGGCAACCTAGCTCCGTCTTAGGAGGACGTATGCAGACTGTCAAAATGGTTATCAGTGGCGCGGTTAACGCTGGTAAAACACAGTTCATTCGTGCCATTAGTGAAATCGAGGTGGTTTCGACCGAACGGAAGGCCTCCGACGATACCAAGTTACTCAAAGGCGAAACCACCGTTGCAATGGACTTTGGCCGCATTACCATCAGTGATGATTTGGTGTTGCACTTGTTTGGCACACCCGGCCAAAAACGCTTCGACTTTATGTGGGAAATCTTGTCCGAGGGGATGCTCGGCTTGATTGTGTTGGTCGATAGCACCCGGCCTGAAACGTTCCGTGAAACAAATCGGATTATCGATTTCTTCACTTCGCAACGTGATGCGCCGTATGTCGTCGCTGCCAATAAGCAAGACCACGAGAACGCTTGGGCACCTGATGAGTTGCGGCTCGCCTTGCGGTTGCCAGCCCATGTTAAAATTGTTCCCTGTGTGGCAACCCAAAAGGATTCGGTTAAAAATGTGCTGCTAGAATTGCTCTACGTTATTATGCAGCGCTCAACCGACTAAAGGCGATTCCTTCACGCTTCATTGCTCTTTTTCGCCATGCCGTACTCTGCCTCAGAGTGCGGCTTTTCGCCATTCTAGAGAGAGGTTTCGATGCAGCTTAATTTGCCAATTCTCGACCAATTGCAGGGTCGTCGTTCTATCCTGATCGCAGGCATGGGCGGCGGTTTTGATATTTTTTGTGGTTTGCCGATTTTTTTGCAATTACGCCAACAGGGCTTTAATGTGCACTTGGCCAATTTCAGTTTTAGCGATCTTGAGGCTGCCAGCAATCTGCATTATCTTGGCGATACCGTTTATGGTGTGCCAAGCTTGCCGCATGAGCCAGAGTTTGTGCCCAGTCATAGCCCAATTGATGCAACCCAAGTGGTCTTGTTTCAGCGCTACAGTCCGTTTATCTATTTTCCCGAGTTGTATTTGGCCGAGTGGTTTCGCCAAACCTATGGCGAGCCATTAACGGTTTGGGCTTTTTTGCGCAGCGGGGTTAAGCCACTTTTGGCTAGTTATCGTCGCTTGGTGCAGCATCTCTCAATTGATGCCATCATTTTGATTGATGGTGGGGTTGATGCTTTGGTACAGGGCGACGAGGCCGAAATTGGCACCTTGGTTGAAGATTCAATCTCCTTAGCCGCCGTCAATCAGTTGCATGAGGTTCCGACCAAAATTGTGGCCTGCATTGGCTTGGGCGCTGAACGCGATATGCATTATCCCCATATTTTTCAAAATATTGCTACGCTGGCTGAGGCCGAAATTTTGCTAGGCACATGTAGCCTGGTCAAGCAGATGCCAGTTTATCAAGCCTACGCGGCGGCGGTGCATTGGACACAATCACGAATTTATCAAGACCCTAGTGTGATCAACAGCTCAATTATTTCAGCGGTTGAGGGCTATTTTGGCGATTATCATCTGACCAGCAAAACCGAGGGTAGTAAACTTGATATCAATCCGTTGATGAGTATCTATTGGTTTTTTGATTTGGTGGGTTTGGCTGAGCAGCATTTGTTGCTGGAGCCGCTGTTGGAGACTGAACATTTGCGCGAGGTGGTGCAGTGGGTGCATACGCTACGGGCAAATTTGCCAATTCGTCCGCGCTTACGTTAATTGCTTTGCTTCATTCCAATCAGCTGTAATTTGAATTAGGCGAAAACTAAATTGATCACCACCCTTCCGTCCCGCCTCCAGGCGGGAGACGCAGGGCGCTTTAATCCCCTGCATCCCCTCAATGACATGTGGTGGTGAACAGGCATTCAACGATGAATCACGGGATTGGTGGTTCACAATGGAAAACGGTTAAAAACCTACCCTTGAAAGCTAGCCCCCGTTCCCGTCCAGCAAGCGAGGGGGGAACCACGAAACCAAAAGCCCCTCGCCCGCCGCAGTGGGAGAGGGGTTGGGGTGAGGGCAATCTTATTGTTTCTCAGTTCGTTTGGCTGCTTCCCAGAGCGTGTCGGCTTCGCTCAAGCTGAGTTGGCTCAGTTGGCGGCCTTGAGCTTGGGCGGCTTGCTCAACGGCCACGAAACGGCGGCGAAATTTGCTAATTGTGCCACGCAAGGCACTTTCTGAATCAATTTTGAGCCAACGGGCAAGATTGGTTAGCGCGAAGAGTACATCGCCAAATTCAGCGGCTTGTTCTTCAGGGCTAACGGCGGCTTGTAATTCAGCAATTTCTTCATGGACTTTGGCCCAAACCCCACTAATATCGGGCCAATCGAAGCCAACCTTGGCGGCTTTTTTGCCAATGAGTTGAGCGGTTGCCAGCGGTGGCAAGGTTTTGGCAATACCATCAAGCGCACTGTGGCGTTGACTGCCTTTTTCTTGATGCTCGGTCGCCTTAATCGCATCCCAGTTGCGCAATACTTCGTCGGCATCGCTAACCTCGGTAGTGCCAAAAATATGTGGGTGACGACGAATGAGCTTGCTGTTGATCGCTGTATAGACCTGATCAAGATTGAAGCGGCCTGCTTGGCGACCAAACTCGGCATGAAAGACGATTTGCAAGAGTAAATCGCCCAATTCTTCTTTGAGATTTGGCCAATCCTCGGCATCAAGTGCTTCGAGTGTTTCATGGGTTTCTTCGAGCAAAAATTCGCGTAAGCTGGCAGGCGTTTGTTTGCGATCCCATGGGCAGCCGTGTGGCCCCGCCAAACGCGCCATAACCCATTCTAAAGTGCTTGGGCTAGCCAAATCGGCTTCGATGCTGAGTGCTGGCAGATACCAAGCTTGGGCACTGCTGGCAGTGGCGAGCGTTTGTTGGTTCAGGCTAGTTTCATTTAAGCGATGCACGGGATGTTCGGCAGGATAGCGCCGTAATAAACTGGCTCGAACCGCTGATAGATTGCTTGAATCGATTTCGGTGATGATCAAGGCTTGGGCGGATTGAAAGGGCAGCGGGCTAAGCAAAGCTTGGTATTCAGCGATATTTTGCAATTCGCACCAAGCCCGATCAGCGCCCTCGGCAGGAGTGGGAATTGGAGCTAGTAATTTGTGGGCAGGCACAACTTGGAAGCCTTGGCTCAAATCAAGTGGTAATTGCGCGAGAAGTTGACTTAACATTCTTGCTCCTAAAATAAAGAGCGACAGGATGAGCAATGCATCCTGTCGTAACGCCCATTGGCATTGCTCTGATTATTGATCTTGGAAAACGGTGACTGATTCAGGGAAGGGCACTTCCTCGGCTCGCACGTAATTTTTGATCAAATCGTTTTTGCGATATTCTTCGACTTTGGCTTGAATATAGGCATTGCCTTCGGGCGATTCCATTAATTCTTGGAATGAGCCAAAGCCAATTGCATTGCGGCTTTCGGTAATTTTGATGATGTGATAGCCAAATTGAGTTTGAACCGGCTCACTCAATTCCCCAATTTCGAGCGCATTCAGGGCCGCAGCAAATTCGGGAACGAAGCCAGCATATTGCTCTTGGGCATACCAGCCAAGGTCGCCGCCGTTGCTACCACTGCCAGGATCAGCCGAATATTGTTGGGCTAAGGTTGAAAAATCTTCGCCGGCTTTTAATTGGGCCAGCAACTGGTTGGCTTGTTCTAGCGCAACGCTCGGGCTGACGGTTTCGCTTGAAATCAAAATATGAAACAAATGGAATTGAGGGGTCGCACTAGGTATCTCGACCTTTTGGGCATAGCTTTCGTAGGTTAAAATTTGCGCCACATAGGCTCGCATATTTTCAACCGTGCCAAAGCGATTTTGTTTGGCAAAGGCTTCGTAATCGGCGTAGGTTGGTTTTTCCTTGGCCACAGCCTGATCGATCATCATCGTGGTTTGTTCGGCTGAAACGCTATCGATGCCCGCCCCAAGTTTAGCGCTTTCTTCCAAAATTACTTTTTGCAAAATCATTTGATCTA
The Herpetosiphon gulosus genome window above contains:
- a CDS encoding peptidylprolyl isomerase is translated as MRRHAQWLLLCLVIAILAGCGSEITTSQSKVLVEVGNSSITEAEFTTFLDLNSNIINQNASGLDANTTRQQLLDQMILQKVILEESAKLGAGIDSVSAEQTTMMIDQAVAKEKPTYADYEAFAKQNRFGTVENMRAYVAQILTYESYAQKVEIPSATPQFHLFHILISSETVSPSVALEQANQLLAQLKAGEDFSTLAQQYSADPGSGSNGGDLGWYAQEQYAGFVPEFAAALNALEIGELSEPVQTQFGYHIIKITESRNAIGFGSFQELMESPEGNAYIQAKVEEYRKNDLIKNYVRAEEVPFPESVTVFQDQ
- the mazG gene encoding nucleoside triphosphate pyrophosphohydrolase, which gives rise to MLSQLLAQLPLDLSQGFQVVPAHKLLAPIPTPAEGADRAWCELQNIAEYQALLSPLPFQSAQALIITEIDSSNLSAVRASLLRRYPAEHPVHRLNETSLNQQTLATASSAQAWYLPALSIEADLASPSTLEWVMARLAGPHGCPWDRKQTPASLREFLLEETHETLEALDAEDWPNLKEELGDLLLQIVFHAEFGRQAGRFNLDQVYTAINSKLIRRHPHIFGTTEVSDADEVLRNWDAIKATEHQEKGSQRHSALDGIAKTLPPLATAQLIGKKAAKVGFDWPDISGVWAKVHEEIAELQAAVSPEEQAAEFGDVLFALTNLARWLKIDSESALRGTISKFRRRFVAVEQAAQAQGRQLSQLSLSEADTLWEAAKRTEKQ